A stretch of the Flavobacterium aquiphilum genome encodes the following:
- a CDS encoding S8 family serine peptidase has translation MKKIVAIVLFFSCFLGFSQEDAWVYFNVKNNSQSYYNNPLLMLSQRAIDRRTIQNIPLDSKDIPIDKALIDQIKSVSGITIMAKSKWLNALHIRGTQTVINSLKSLSFVDKIDFANKALNSTAKIVGTSKIKDVEKDEEIKVDFAYGNSANQIQMLRGDVLHKQNYTGGGKIIAVMDAGFPGVNTAQPFQRLRDNNRILGGYDFVARSTDFYTNDSHGTMVLSVMGGYKDGALVGTAPDASYFLFRTEDATSENPVEESYWVEAAEKADSLGVDVINTSLGYFEFDKTTYNHTYSEMDGKTAFMTRGAEIAFSRGMIVVVAAGNEGATVNPHIAVPADGISVLAIGAVTPTKTVTSFSSIGPSYDGRVKPDIMAQGQSVVLSDASGNIGTANGTSFSSPITAGLVACLWQAFPNKTNKEIRDLIIKSADRYTTPNNQYGYGIPDFGLALSNGLGNIDFLKGNVFLYPNPTTDLFTVSFNGYLDAATLRVYSILGQKIKEQTITKTSPSISLKTLQSGIYIYELDWDGNVTTGKLIKQ, from the coding sequence ATGAAAAAAATAGTAGCTATTGTTTTGTTCTTTTCCTGTTTTTTGGGCTTTTCCCAAGAAGATGCTTGGGTATATTTTAATGTTAAAAACAATTCTCAAAGTTATTATAACAATCCTTTGCTGATGCTTTCTCAAAGAGCTATCGATCGAAGAACTATTCAGAATATTCCGTTGGATTCCAAAGATATTCCAATCGATAAAGCTTTGATTGATCAGATTAAAAGCGTTTCGGGAATAACCATAATGGCGAAATCGAAATGGCTGAATGCTTTGCATATTCGCGGTACTCAAACGGTAATAAATTCTTTGAAGTCTTTATCATTTGTGGATAAAATCGATTTTGCAAATAAAGCACTTAATTCGACCGCGAAGATTGTTGGTACTTCAAAAATAAAAGACGTTGAAAAAGATGAAGAGATAAAAGTAGATTTTGCTTATGGCAATTCTGCTAATCAAATTCAAATGCTTCGTGGTGATGTGTTGCATAAACAAAATTATACTGGTGGAGGAAAAATAATTGCTGTTATGGATGCTGGGTTTCCCGGTGTTAATACGGCGCAGCCTTTTCAAAGACTGAGAGACAATAACCGAATTTTAGGCGGGTACGATTTTGTCGCCAGAAGTACTGATTTTTATACAAATGATTCTCATGGGACAATGGTTCTTTCCGTAATGGGAGGATATAAAGACGGCGCGCTTGTTGGAACGGCTCCAGACGCTTCTTATTTTTTGTTTCGTACTGAAGATGCTACTTCTGAAAATCCTGTTGAAGAATCGTATTGGGTAGAAGCAGCTGAAAAAGCTGATAGTTTAGGAGTAGATGTTATTAATACTTCTTTGGGTTATTTTGAGTTTGATAAAACGACTTACAACCATACTTACAGTGAGATGGACGGTAAAACGGCCTTCATGACTCGTGGTGCCGAAATTGCTTTCTCTCGGGGAATGATTGTGGTGGTTGCTGCAGGAAATGAAGGAGCGACAGTAAATCCGCATATTGCTGTTCCTGCGGATGGGATTTCGGTACTTGCAATAGGGGCTGTTACTCCTACCAAAACAGTAACGAGTTTCAGTTCGATTGGGCCTTCTTACGACGGAAGAGTAAAACCGGATATTATGGCGCAAGGACAATCAGTAGTCTTGTCTGACGCTTCAGGAAATATTGGGACTGCTAACGGAACTTCTTTTTCCAGCCCTATAACTGCGGGATTAGTGGCTTGTCTATGGCAGGCTTTCCCTAACAAAACCAATAAGGAAATTAGGGATTTAATCATAAAATCAGCGGATCGATATACAACGCCAAATAATCAATATGGGTATGGAATTCCTGATTTTGGTTTGGCATTGTCGAATGGATTGGGAAATATTGATTTTTTAAAAGGAAATGTTTTTCTGTATCCGAATCCAACAACTGATTTATTTACTGTTTCTTTTAATGGATATTTGGATGCCGCCACTTTACGGGTCTATTCAATACTTGGACAGAAAATAAAAGAACAGACAATCACAAAAACTTCGCCAAGCATTTCACTCAAAACATTACAATCCGGAATTTACATTTATGAACTCGATTGGGATGGGAATGTAACTACAGGAAAATTAATCAAACAATAA